Proteins co-encoded in one Coraliomargarita parva genomic window:
- the nuoD gene encoding NADH dehydrogenase (quinone) subunit D: MATTTHEISLGDVAARNQELEPELKGETMALNVGPSHPTTHGVLRLKMELDGDVVTKCEPVIGYLHRGEEKIAENMTYNQFVPYTDRLDYLAPLSNNVAYAMAVEKLANLEVPERCQAIRVLCCELARISSHLLGVGVYGMDAGAWTVFMYTFTEREKLYTLFEELTGARFTTSYTRIGGVARDIPEGWLGRVNDFCRGVLPLMDQIDKLLTRNRIFMDRTVGVGVISKEDAIAYGMTGPNLRACGVDLDLRKDKPYLGYENFDFDVPIGTNGDCYDRYLMRAEEIRQSVRIVKQIIDKFPDGPYYAEDAKKIFAPQKAKVLTSMEELIQNFMIVTEGPQIPAGEVYFEAENPKGALGFFVVSKGGGVPYRLKIRGPSFCNLSILEKLIPGHYLTDITVILGSLDFVMGECDR, from the coding sequence ATGGCAACGACCACACACGAAATTTCCCTCGGCGACGTCGCCGCCCGCAACCAAGAGCTCGAACCGGAGCTTAAAGGTGAAACCATGGCCCTGAACGTGGGCCCCTCCCACCCGACGACGCACGGGGTGCTCCGACTGAAAATGGAGCTGGACGGTGATGTCGTGACCAAGTGCGAACCGGTCATCGGTTACTTGCACCGCGGTGAAGAGAAGATTGCGGAGAACATGACTTACAACCAGTTCGTGCCTTACACGGACCGTCTCGACTATCTCGCACCGCTTTCCAACAACGTGGCCTATGCCATGGCGGTGGAGAAGCTCGCCAACCTGGAAGTGCCGGAACGTTGTCAGGCGATCCGTGTGCTCTGCTGCGAACTGGCCCGTATCTCTTCCCACTTGCTGGGAGTCGGGGTTTACGGGATGGATGCCGGTGCCTGGACCGTGTTCATGTATACCTTTACCGAGCGCGAGAAGCTCTACACGCTCTTCGAAGAACTGACCGGCGCCCGTTTCACCACCAGCTATACGCGGATTGGCGGGGTGGCCCGCGATATCCCTGAAGGTTGGCTCGGCCGGGTCAATGATTTCTGCCGCGGTGTCCTGCCGCTCATGGACCAGATCGACAAGCTGCTCACCCGCAACCGGATCTTCATGGACCGGACCGTCGGGGTGGGCGTCATTTCCAAGGAAGACGCGATTGCCTACGGCATGACCGGTCCGAACCTGCGCGCCTGTGGTGTGGATCTGGACTTGCGCAAGGACAAGCCCTACCTGGGCTACGAGAACTTTGATTTCGATGTGCCGATCGGCACGAATGGGGACTGTTATGACCGCTATTTGATGCGGGCGGAGGAAATTCGCCAAAGTGTGCGTATCGTGAAGCAGATCATCGATAAGTTCCCGGACGGTCCTTACTATGCGGAAGACGCGAAGAAGATCTTCGCGCCGCAGAAGGCCAAGGTGCTGACCAGCATGGAGGAACTGATCCAGAACTTCATGATCGTGACCGAGGGCCCGCAGATCCCCGCCGGCGAAGTCTACTTCGAAGCCGAAAACCCGAAGGGGGCGCTCGGCTTCTTCGTGGTTTCCAAGGGTGGGGGCGTGCCGTACCGCTTGAAGATCCGCGGCCCGTCCTTCTGTAATTTGAGCATCCTGGAAAAACTTATTCCGGGACACTACCTGACCGACATCACCGTGATCCTCGGATCGCTCGACTTCGTGATGGGTGAATGTGACCGCTAA
- the nuoE gene encoding NADH-quinone oxidoreductase subunit NuoE has translation MNLKPETIEKIDKLVPRYPTKRSAALPLCHLVQEDQGYLSNEAMEWIAARLDLQPINIIEIVTFYPMLRTEPTGKYHVRVCRTLPCALAGAYKTCKRFEEEFDCKVGHTSEDGLVTIEYVECHADCGKAPVVMIGEDEYTDIDPDKASELAAKMKKGEL, from the coding sequence ATGAATCTAAAACCCGAAACCATCGAGAAAATTGACAAGCTCGTGCCGCGCTACCCGACCAAGCGCAGTGCCGCACTGCCGCTCTGTCACTTGGTTCAGGAAGATCAGGGCTACCTCTCGAACGAGGCCATGGAGTGGATCGCCGCGCGTCTGGATCTCCAGCCCATCAATATCATCGAGATTGTGACTTTCTATCCGATGCTTCGCACCGAGCCCACCGGCAAGTACCACGTCCGGGTGTGCCGCACGCTGCCCTGTGCCCTGGCCGGTGCCTACAAGACCTGCAAGCGATTCGAAGAAGAATTCGATTGCAAGGTCGGCCACACCAGCGAGGACGGGTTGGTGACGATCGAATACGTCGAATGCCACGCGGACTGCGGCAAGGCGCCGGTGGTGATGATCGGCGAAGACGAATACACCGACATCGATCCGGACAAGGCCAGCGAACTCGCAGCCAAAATGAAGAAGGGAGAACTTTAA
- the nuoF gene encoding NADH-quinone oxidoreductase subunit NuoF, producing MALEEKRLIFKHIDEPGYTNDIDCYVKNGGYEQLKKAVTMKPEDICQEVMDSGVRGRGGAGFPAGMKWKFLDRKSGKPIYLICNCDESEPGTFKDRQIVHKDPHQLIEGMMCSAFAIQAKLAFIYIRGEFFEGYKILERAIEEARAKNFLGDNILGSGYSCDIIVHRGAGAYICGEETGLIESLEGFRANPRIKPPYFPAALGLYQCPTIVNNVETLCDVKHIVEMGGKEFAKIGTPGNTGTRIWCVSGHVQKPGYYEFPCAAVTLGQLIYDVCGGLKPGRKLKAVIPGGSSAKILRADERFKGKLKDGTEFDWGIEDIPMDFDSLMACGSMSGSGGVIVMDDTTDMVEALANINYFYAHESCGQCTPCREGVPWMRKVTQRMCDGNAREEDADLLKSIADQIAGRTICAFGEAASWPVQSFIAKFKDEFVEKAREQAARRKDGQEPAKETTLI from the coding sequence ATGGCCCTCGAAGAAAAGCGTCTCATTTTCAAGCACATCGACGAGCCGGGTTACACCAACGATATCGACTGCTACGTCAAGAATGGCGGCTACGAGCAGTTGAAGAAGGCGGTGACGATGAAGCCGGAGGACATCTGTCAGGAAGTGATGGATTCCGGGGTGCGTGGCCGTGGTGGTGCCGGTTTCCCGGCGGGGATGAAGTGGAAGTTCCTCGACCGCAAGTCCGGCAAGCCGATCTACCTGATCTGCAATTGTGACGAATCCGAGCCGGGCACCTTCAAGGACCGCCAGATCGTGCACAAGGATCCGCACCAGTTGATCGAGGGCATGATGTGCTCGGCCTTTGCGATCCAGGCAAAGCTGGCATTCATTTACATCCGCGGTGAATTTTTCGAAGGCTACAAGATTCTTGAGCGTGCGATCGAGGAAGCCCGGGCGAAGAATTTCCTGGGCGACAATATCCTCGGTTCCGGTTATTCCTGTGACATCATCGTGCACCGCGGGGCGGGCGCTTACATCTGTGGTGAGGAAACCGGCCTGATCGAATCGCTCGAAGGCTTCCGCGCGAATCCGCGGATCAAGCCCCCGTATTTCCCCGCCGCCCTCGGCCTGTACCAGTGTCCGACCATTGTGAACAACGTGGAGACCCTCTGCGATGTGAAGCACATCGTGGAAATGGGAGGCAAGGAGTTCGCCAAGATCGGCACGCCCGGTAATACCGGCACCCGTATCTGGTGTGTCTCCGGTCATGTGCAAAAGCCGGGCTACTATGAATTTCCCTGTGCCGCGGTGACGCTCGGCCAGTTGATCTACGACGTCTGTGGCGGGCTCAAGCCGGGCCGCAAGCTGAAGGCCGTGATTCCCGGTGGTTCTTCCGCCAAGATCCTGCGCGCCGACGAGCGCTTCAAGGGCAAGTTGAAGGACGGCACGGAATTCGACTGGGGCATCGAGGACATCCCGATGGACTTCGACAGCCTGATGGCCTGCGGATCCATGTCCGGATCCGGCGGGGTGATCGTGATGGACGACACGACCGACATGGTCGAGGCGCTCGCCAACATCAACTATTTCTACGCCCACGAAAGCTGCGGCCAATGCACACCCTGCCGTGAAGGGGTGCCGTGGATGCGGAAGGTGACCCAACGCATGTGCGACGGCAACGCCCGCGAGGAGGACGCCGACCTGCTGAAGAGCATCGCCGACCAGATCGCGGGACGCACCATTTGCGCATTCGGGGAAGCGGCCTCATGGCCGGTCCAGAGCTTTATTGCAAAATTCAAGGATGAGTTCGTGGAGAAAGCCCGCGAACAAGCGGCCCGCCGCAAGGACGGCCAGGAACCTGCCAAGGAGACGACACTTATTTAG
- a CDS encoding 2Fe-2S iron-sulfur cluster-binding protein: MSDNGTVETITINIDGKDVEVPKGTNIIEAVKSVGKGKEVPHYCYHPKLSVVGNCRMCMVEMGMPMRDRATGEAILDEDGKQKIGWMPKPTIGCATTAAPGMHIKTDSPMVKESRNGVTEFLLINHPLDCPICDQAGECRLQEFSAEHGRGYSRFTEQKNVKPKRTKLGPRVTLDDERCILCSRCIRFSKEIAQDDVLGFVDRGTYSTLTCYPGRELEHNYSLNTVDICPVGALTSTDFRFKMRVWFLKRTPSICTESSVGANTEIWSREGKIYRVTPRRNDDVNDCWMTDSGRALYKLVESEDRLTHYTVDGVQKTLDDAVAATTELLKAGGVALVGSAASSVEEQFFYKTLAERTGAGVSLVSHNGEGDGILLSEDRTPNLRGALLTGLTDKLPEADLSGIAADIQSGAIKTLFVVNEDVTELGIPAESLSKVKIIYVGTHANATSKKAKVVLPSLMVFEKEGSFVNQSFRLQAFKSAVPGPQGILPDYQMLEQVVAPLADEKPAALNLETVWERLSAQVSPFSGFSWSGIPALGQAVDPTAFLDLPFVETKNLKYDPEAFKAAQTATA; the protein is encoded by the coding sequence ATGAGCGACAACGGCACAGTTGAAACAATCACCATCAATATTGATGGCAAGGACGTCGAGGTGCCCAAGGGCACCAATATCATCGAGGCGGTCAAGAGCGTCGGCAAAGGCAAGGAAGTTCCGCACTATTGCTATCATCCGAAGCTGTCCGTGGTCGGTAACTGCCGCATGTGCATGGTGGAAATGGGCATGCCGATGCGTGACCGTGCGACCGGCGAGGCGATTCTCGACGAAGACGGCAAGCAGAAGATCGGCTGGATGCCGAAGCCGACTATCGGTTGTGCGACGACGGCTGCGCCCGGGATGCACATCAAGACCGACTCTCCGATGGTCAAGGAGTCCCGCAACGGGGTGACCGAGTTCCTTCTGATCAACCACCCGCTGGATTGCCCGATTTGTGATCAGGCCGGGGAGTGCCGCCTGCAGGAATTTTCCGCCGAGCACGGCCGGGGCTACAGCCGCTTTACCGAGCAGAAGAACGTCAAGCCCAAGCGCACGAAGCTCGGGCCCCGGGTCACGCTCGACGACGAGCGCTGCATCCTCTGCTCGCGCTGCATCCGTTTCAGCAAGGAGATCGCGCAGGACGACGTGCTCGGTTTCGTGGATCGCGGCACCTATTCGACTTTGACCTGCTATCCGGGCCGCGAGCTTGAGCACAACTATTCGCTCAACACGGTGGACATTTGCCCGGTCGGCGCCCTCACCAGCACCGACTTCCGCTTTAAGATGCGGGTCTGGTTCCTCAAGCGTACACCCAGCATTTGTACCGAGAGCAGCGTGGGCGCGAACACCGAGATCTGGAGCCGCGAGGGCAAGATCTACCGGGTCACACCGCGCCGCAATGACGATGTGAACGACTGCTGGATGACCGATTCGGGCCGCGCGCTCTATAAGTTGGTCGAGTCGGAAGACCGCCTGACCCACTACACGGTTGACGGCGTGCAGAAGACGCTGGACGACGCGGTTGCCGCGACGACCGAATTGCTTAAGGCCGGCGGTGTCGCACTGGTCGGTTCCGCCGCCAGCTCGGTCGAAGAACAGTTTTTCTACAAGACTCTGGCCGAGCGCACCGGCGCCGGTGTTTCCCTGGTCAGCCACAACGGGGAAGGGGACGGGATCCTACTTTCCGAGGACCGCACACCCAATCTGCGTGGCGCACTCCTCACCGGCCTGACCGACAAGCTTCCCGAAGCGGACCTTTCCGGCATTGCCGCGGATATCCAATCCGGTGCGATCAAGACCCTGTTCGTGGTCAATGAGGATGTCACCGAGCTCGGCATTCCCGCGGAGTCACTTTCAAAGGTGAAGATCATCTACGTTGGTACGCACGCCAATGCGACCAGCAAGAAGGCCAAGGTGGTGCTTCCGTCGCTGATGGTCTTCGAAAAGGAGGGCAGCTTCGTCAACCAGAGCTTCCGGCTGCAGGCCTTCAAGTCGGCCGTTCCGGGCCCGCAGGGCATCCTTCCGGATTACCAGATGCTGGAGCAGGTCGTCGCGCCGCTGGCTGACGAAAAGCCTGCCGCGCTCAATCTGGAAACCGTCTGGGAGCGCCTTTCCGCCCAGGTGAGCCCGTTCTCCGGCTTCAGTTGGAGCGGCATACCGGCCTTGGGCCAAGCCGTCGATCCGACCGCCTTCCTCGATCTGCCTTTCGTTGAAACCAAGAATCTGAAATACGATCCCGAGGCTTTCAAGGCTGCTCAAACCGCCACCGCCTAA
- a CDS encoding complex I subunit 1/NuoH family protein, with the protein MTLLAMILPIAFSLAMISVFMGLCSYSVLAERKVSSWIQGRVGPNRTRLPILGQIPVLGNLMTGLGLFQPVADGLKFLFKEEITPGHVKHTYFYLAPVLALAPALTTMVVLPFGRYVDPSGAVQPLVLANIDVGMLFILGVSSLGVYGIVLAGWASNSKYPFLGAIRASAQMISYELAMGLALLPVFIWSAAPGSEYGLSLFGVVQSQTGPWLVLWQPLSALIFLVAVFAETNRLPFDMAESETDLVGGFHTEYGCFKFGLFFVAEYAHVIMGSALFVLLFLGGWNFLPWVPDPWSDGYGGAVLSVLWFMCKVFFMIFFFIWVRWTLPRFRYDQVMSLGWKILLPLAIGNLVFNVILIALIDKL; encoded by the coding sequence ATGACCTTACTCGCAATGATACTGCCGATCGCCTTTTCCCTGGCGATGATCTCCGTATTCATGGGGCTCTGCAGCTACTCTGTGCTCGCCGAGCGCAAGGTATCCAGCTGGATCCAGGGGCGCGTCGGTCCCAACCGCACCCGCCTGCCGATCCTCGGCCAGATCCCGGTTCTGGGTAACCTGATGACCGGCCTGGGCCTGTTCCAGCCCGTGGCTGACGGTCTGAAGTTCCTATTCAAGGAGGAAATCACTCCGGGCCATGTGAAGCACACCTATTTCTACCTGGCGCCGGTACTGGCCTTGGCTCCGGCCCTGACCACCATGGTGGTGCTTCCCTTCGGCCGTTATGTGGACCCGAGTGGCGCGGTTCAGCCGCTGGTTCTCGCCAATATCGATGTGGGCATGCTCTTCATCCTCGGGGTTTCCTCGCTCGGTGTGTACGGGATCGTCCTCGCCGGTTGGGCCTCCAACAGTAAGTATCCTTTCCTCGGCGCCATCCGCGCGTCCGCGCAAATGATTTCCTACGAGCTGGCCATGGGCCTGGCGCTCCTGCCGGTCTTCATCTGGTCGGCTGCTCCGGGTTCCGAGTACGGCCTCTCCCTCTTCGGTGTGGTCCAGTCGCAAACCGGCCCCTGGCTGGTGCTCTGGCAGCCGCTGTCCGCCCTGATCTTCCTCGTGGCGGTCTTTGCGGAAACCAACCGCCTGCCCTTCGATATGGCGGAATCCGAAACCGACCTCGTCGGTGGTTTCCACACGGAGTACGGCTGTTTCAAGTTCGGTCTCTTCTTCGTGGCGGAATACGCCCACGTGATCATGGGCTCCGCCCTCTTCGTCCTGCTTTTCCTCGGCGGCTGGAATTTCCTGCCCTGGGTGCCGGATCCCTGGTCCGACGGCTATGGCGGAGCGGTTCTCTCCGTCCTGTGGTTCATGTGCAAGGTCTTCTTCATGATCTTCTTCTTCATCTGGGTTCGTTGGACGCTGCCGCGCTTCCGTTACGACCAAGTGATGTCGCTGGGCTGGAAGATCCTGCTGCCGCTGGCGATTGGTAACCTTGTGTTCAACGTCATCCTGATCGCCCTGATCGACAAATTATAA
- a CDS encoding NuoI/complex I 23 kDa subunit family protein: MAKTKVLERKPLSFAEKTFLPQIVTGLKTTLGNMFGKTVTLQYPDERPPIPDGYRGVPTLVKDPNGREKCVSCQLCEFVCPPKAIRITPGEIDADAEPERAHVEKAPQEFEINMLRCIYCGLCQEVCPEEAIFLQDIFSLSGYSREEMINKKDKLYELGGTLPDKHFKWDKKKAAEEAGNAHH; encoded by the coding sequence ATGGCTAAGACAAAAGTTCTCGAACGAAAGCCGCTGAGCTTCGCGGAAAAGACCTTCCTTCCGCAGATTGTGACCGGGCTCAAGACGACCTTGGGCAATATGTTCGGAAAGACGGTGACCCTTCAGTATCCGGACGAGCGCCCTCCGATTCCCGATGGCTACCGTGGTGTCCCAACGCTGGTGAAGGATCCGAACGGACGCGAAAAGTGTGTGTCCTGCCAGCTTTGTGAATTCGTCTGTCCGCCCAAGGCGATCCGCATCACCCCGGGTGAAATCGATGCCGACGCCGAACCGGAGCGCGCGCACGTGGAAAAAGCGCCGCAGGAATTCGAAATCAACATGCTGCGCTGCATTTACTGCGGCCTCTGCCAGGAGGTCTGCCCGGAGGAGGCGATCTTCCTCCAGGACATCTTCTCGCTTTCCGGCTACAGCCGTGAAGAGATGATCAACAAGAAGGACAAGCTGTACGAGTTGGGAGGCACCCTTCCGGACAAGCACTTCAAGTGGGACAAAAAGAAGGCCGCAGAGGAGGCGGGCAACGCCCATCATTAA
- a CDS encoding NADH-quinone oxidoreductase subunit J, with protein MVLSPNAVNGAMCMIVSFVSTAALFVLLEAYFLAILQVLVYAGAVMVLFLFIIMLLDVDKGEGGTFTKGKLTIAASFVGFALVAILVCQAFVGGAHLPEPGMLPVVANPAGEGGALAFTTSAKSFGYSLFTKYMLPFQVTGFLLLAAMIGVIVVSKKPKAEQ; from the coding sequence ATGGTGCTGAGCCCGAACGCGGTGAACGGTGCGATGTGCATGATTGTCAGCTTTGTCAGCACCGCCGCGCTATTCGTGCTCCTCGAGGCCTACTTCCTCGCGATCCTCCAGGTGCTGGTTTACGCCGGTGCGGTCATGGTGCTCTTTCTCTTTATCATCATGCTCCTTGATGTGGATAAAGGGGAGGGTGGCACCTTCACCAAGGGCAAGCTGACGATTGCCGCTTCCTTCGTCGGTTTCGCGCTGGTGGCCATCCTGGTCTGCCAAGCCTTTGTCGGTGGGGCGCACCTGCCCGAGCCCGGCATGCTGCCGGTCGTTGCCAATCCCGCAGGCGAGGGCGGCGCGCTGGCCTTTACCACCTCGGCCAAGTCTTTTGGCTACAGCCTCTTTACGAAGTACATGCTTCCGTTCCAAGTAACGGGCTTCCTTCTGCTCGCTGCCATGATCGGTGTGATCGTGGTCAGCAAGAAACCGAAGGCTGAACAATAA
- the nuoK gene encoding NADH-quinone oxidoreductase subunit NuoK, which translates to MTVGLNAFLLVSGLLFAIGLLGVLLRKNTLVIYMSLELMLNAINLALVAFSRYNGTMDGNIFVFFIITVAAAEVAVGLAIIVALFRRRQTVMVNELNALSR; encoded by the coding sequence ATGACCGTCGGACTGAATGCCTTTCTCCTTGTTTCCGGTTTGCTGTTTGCAATCGGCCTGCTGGGTGTGCTGCTGCGCAAGAACACGTTGGTGATCTACATGTCGCTCGAGCTCATGCTCAACGCCATCAACCTCGCGCTGGTCGCCTTTTCCCGGTATAACGGCACGATGGACGGAAACATCTTTGTCTTTTTCATCATCACCGTGGCCGCTGCCGAAGTGGCTGTCGGTCTTGCCATCATCGTGGCGCTGTTCCGCCGGCGCCAGACCGTGATGGTTAACGAATTGAATGCCTTGAGCCGTTAG
- the nuoL gene encoding NADH-quinone oxidoreductase subunit L, translated as MTVPQLLTAVLLTPLLSAFLITLFGRRRGVIASYVSVLAAAAIVAFSFMAIRGSEGGSVTVAWDWLQFGNFNVSMGYLFDGVAVTMLSMVAFVGFLIHVFSLGYMAEDKARGRFFGGLSIFMFSMLGIVLADNLIMIFVFWELVGFSSYMLIGHYLDTEEAAAASKKAFIVNRIGDLGFLVGIVYAYWHFGTVNLSEMQGVVAANSELISACIAALLMCGFIGKSAQFPLHVWLPDAMAGPTPVSALIHAATMVAAGVYFLIRIDFLFPPNVLTFIACLGTAVAVYAGFCAYAQNDIKKILAYSTLSQLGYMSAAFGLGFPGIALFHLITHAFFKALLFLGAGSVIHGCHHEQDIFKMGGILKKMPITSLTFFIGTLALCGVYGLSGFYSKDNILVAAGLNNKTLFILLTAGALLTAGYMGRLLWIVFLGKPKSEAAEHAHESGFSMLVPLIVLAVLSVAGGWTQFWPEQLGEIIRHDLHTLHEAPGGAEMHHQVTMLGSAACVLGLVVAFFFYGAGAKEDRLATKFAPVYNFLKAKLWFDEIYNFYVAKIQQPFANLLNAFDLFIIKGLFVKGSAGIVGLIGVCARSLHVGSIHGYVYWFLAGLILFWFVAIWPIFS; from the coding sequence ATGACCGTTCCACAGCTACTCACCGCCGTCCTCCTCACGCCGCTCCTGTCCGCGTTCCTGATCACGCTCTTCGGGCGACGTCGTGGTGTCATCGCATCCTATGTCTCCGTGCTGGCCGCCGCTGCCATCGTCGCTTTCTCGTTCATGGCCATTCGTGGCAGCGAGGGCGGGAGCGTCACCGTCGCCTGGGACTGGCTCCAGTTCGGCAACTTCAATGTGTCCATGGGCTACTTGTTCGACGGCGTGGCCGTCACCATGTTGTCCATGGTCGCCTTCGTCGGTTTCCTGATCCATGTCTTCAGTCTCGGCTACATGGCGGAAGACAAGGCCCGCGGCCGTTTCTTCGGCGGCTTGTCCATTTTCATGTTCTCCATGCTGGGGATCGTGCTGGCCGACAACCTGATCATGATCTTCGTGTTCTGGGAACTGGTCGGTTTCAGCTCCTACATGCTGATCGGTCACTACCTGGATACGGAGGAAGCGGCCGCCGCTTCGAAGAAGGCCTTTATCGTCAACCGTATCGGTGACCTTGGTTTCCTCGTTGGTATCGTGTACGCCTACTGGCACTTCGGTACCGTCAACCTGAGCGAGATGCAGGGGGTGGTCGCCGCCAACTCGGAATTGATCAGCGCCTGCATCGCCGCGCTGCTGATGTGCGGCTTCATTGGTAAGTCCGCGCAGTTCCCGCTGCACGTCTGGTTGCCGGACGCGATGGCGGGTCCGACACCGGTTTCCGCATTGATCCACGCGGCCACCATGGTCGCGGCCGGTGTGTACTTCCTCATCCGCATCGATTTCCTTTTCCCGCCGAACGTATTGACCTTCATTGCCTGTCTCGGCACCGCGGTTGCGGTCTACGCCGGTTTCTGCGCTTACGCCCAGAACGACATCAAGAAGATCCTGGCCTACTCGACGCTGTCCCAACTGGGCTACATGTCCGCCGCCTTCGGTCTCGGGTTTCCGGGGATCGCCTTGTTCCACCTGATCACGCACGCCTTCTTCAAGGCCTTGCTCTTCCTCGGTGCCGGTTCGGTGATCCACGGCTGCCACCACGAGCAGGACATCTTCAAGATGGGCGGCATCCTGAAGAAGATGCCGATCACCTCGCTGACTTTCTTCATCGGTACACTTGCCCTTTGCGGTGTCTACGGCCTCTCCGGTTTCTATTCCAAGGATAACATCCTGGTCGCGGCCGGCCTGAACAACAAGACGCTCTTTATCCTCCTGACTGCCGGTGCGCTGCTGACCGCCGGTTATATGGGCCGTCTGCTCTGGATCGTATTCCTTGGCAAGCCGAAGTCGGAAGCCGCCGAGCATGCGCACGAAAGCGGGTTTTCCATGCTGGTGCCGCTGATCGTGCTGGCCGTCCTTTCCGTCGCCGGCGGTTGGACCCAATTCTGGCCGGAACAGCTCGGTGAGATCATCCGCCACGACCTGCATACGCTGCATGAAGCGCCCGGTGGCGCCGAGATGCACCACCAGGTCACGATGCTCGGCAGTGCCGCCTGTGTACTCGGTCTTGTGGTCGCCTTTTTCTTCTACGGGGCCGGAGCCAAGGAAGACCGCCTCGCGACCAAGTTCGCACCGGTCTACAATTTCCTCAAGGCCAAGCTCTGGTTCGACGAGATCTACAACTTCTACGTCGCCAAGATCCAGCAGCCTTTCGCCAACCTGCTCAATGCCTTCGACCTGTTCATCATCAAGGGACTCTTCGTCAAGGGGAGCGCCGGCATCGTCGGATTGATCGGCGTCTGTGCCCGCTCGCTGCATGTCGGCAGCATCCATGGTTATGTATACTGGTTCCTCGCCGGACTGATTCTCTTCTGGTTCGTCGCAATCTGGCCCATCTTTTCTTAA
- a CDS encoding complex I subunit 4 family protein: MPDTNSLFLLVAILAPMAAGAVLLFGSRMSTATQRAISAFGFGWPLIIGLLLYWLFQPNVGGYNFEMRMPTGLESIGIYLHLGLNGISMPLFMLAGVVGFAAGLYAMYSKAERLHLYLALLLFMQGGLMGTFASVDVFFFYFFHEFALIPTFIMIGMWGGAGRRGAAIEMTIYLTLGAMLSLLGLIALYVKSGASSFSLPVLRDYLAAQPLADTVQGNLFALLLFGFGILVSLFPFHSWAPKGYAVAPTGAAMLHAGVLKKFGLYGLLQIAAPLLPVGGQAWFPWIVWLALGNIVIIGLVTMAQRDLKMMLGYSSVMHMGYAFLGIATFTAVGAGGALLMMVAHGLSVALLFMLSTCIYHRSQTFDMKEMGGLASKAPVLAAFFVAASMASIGLPGFGNFWGEFTIFAALAGGEHTSWIVLPAALGIVISAIYGLRAVANIFFGQPKTESFAQRLESEPIEDIKGFEKLPATVLVVALVVIGIFPRIFSDDANQELSGLYPVKNELPAYDTAALPSEHEAHEEGTH, encoded by the coding sequence ATGCCTGATACGAATTCACTCTTCCTGCTCGTCGCGATTCTGGCGCCTATGGCTGCCGGCGCGGTCCTGCTATTCGGTTCGCGGATGTCGACGGCGACCCAGCGTGCGATCAGCGCCTTCGGCTTTGGCTGGCCCCTGATCATCGGACTGCTGCTTTATTGGCTCTTCCAACCCAATGTGGGCGGCTATAATTTTGAAATGCGGATGCCGACCGGACTGGAGTCCATTGGCATCTATTTGCACCTCGGACTGAACGGCATCTCCATGCCGCTCTTCATGCTGGCCGGTGTGGTCGGCTTTGCGGCCGGGCTCTACGCCATGTATTCGAAGGCGGAGCGTCTCCACCTCTATCTCGCACTCCTGCTCTTCATGCAAGGCGGCCTGATGGGCACCTTCGCATCGGTCGACGTCTTCTTCTTCTACTTCTTCCACGAATTCGCCCTGATCCCGACCTTCATCATGATCGGCATGTGGGGTGGTGCGGGTCGTCGCGGCGCGGCGATCGAGATGACGATTTACCTGACGCTGGGTGCGATGCTTTCGCTGCTCGGACTGATTGCCCTCTATGTGAAAAGCGGCGCGAGTTCCTTCTCGCTGCCGGTGCTTCGTGACTACCTGGCCGCCCAACCGCTGGCCGACACGGTGCAGGGCAACCTGTTCGCGCTCCTGCTCTTCGGCTTCGGCATTCTTGTTTCGCTCTTCCCCTTCCACAGTTGGGCACCCAAGGGGTATGCCGTGGCACCGACCGGTGCGGCCATGCTGCACGCCGGCGTGCTGAAGAAATTCGGTTTGTACGGCCTGCTGCAAATTGCCGCGCCGCTGCTTCCGGTGGGCGGACAAGCCTGGTTCCCCTGGATCGTCTGGCTGGCACTGGGCAACATCGTCATCATCGGCCTGGTCACCATGGCCCAGCGCGACCTCAAGATGATGCTCGGTTACAGCTCCGTGATGCACATGGGCTACGCTTTCCTTGGGATTGCGACTTTCACCGCGGTTGGGGCCGGGGGCGCACTGCTCATGATGGTGGCGCACGGCTTGTCGGTCGCTTTGCTCTTCATGCTTTCCACCTGCATCTACCACCGCAGCCAGACCTTCGACATGAAGGAAATGGGTGGGCTTGCTTCCAAGGCGCCGGTACTGGCGGCCTTCTTTGTGGCGGCTTCGATGGCCAGCATCGGTCTGCCGGGCTTTGGCAATTTCTGGGGTGAGTTTACGATCTTTGCGGCATTGGCCGGCGGTGAGCACACCAGCTGGATCGTGTTGCCCGCCGCGCTCGGTATCGTGATTTCCGCGATCTACGGACTCCGTGCCGTGGCCAATATTTTCTTCGGCCAACCGAAGACCGAGTCTTTCGCCCAGCGTCTGGAAAGCGAACCCATCGAGGATATCAAGGGCTTTGAAAAGCTGCCGGCGACCGTATTGGTGGTGGCCTTGGTGGTGATCGGTATCTTCCCCCGTATTTTCTCCGACGATGCGAACCAGGAACTCTCCGGTCTGTATCCTGTTAAGAACGAGCTCCCTGCTTATGACACTGCGGCACTGCCGTCTGAACACGAAGCACACGAGGAGGGCACACACTAA